One part of the Rhizobium rhizogenes genome encodes these proteins:
- a CDS encoding LysR family transcriptional regulator: MSINCEILDLRAFQAVVEMESFHRAAEALHISQPALTRRIQKLEQAIGAPLLERTTRHVAPTAMGQEVIPLVRRMLEEFDGSLFAMKDGAQRRGLITMACVPTAAFYFLPAVIKTFSRQYPHIRLRIRDLTANEGLQAVARGEVEFGINLMGNSDPDLSFEPLIDDPFVLAMRKDHPLAAFETIEWNQLESYPLVVVDRSSGNRTLLDGALARHNLKLNWFYEVTHLNTSLGLVEAGLGISVLPRLATPQDDHPFLVTRPIVNPVVSRTIGIVQRRSSTLSPAAEKFVGMLLETWKTQ; the protein is encoded by the coding sequence ATGAGCATTAATTGCGAAATTCTGGACCTGCGCGCCTTTCAAGCCGTGGTTGAAATGGAGAGCTTTCACAGAGCCGCGGAAGCGCTCCATATTTCACAGCCGGCATTGACCCGGCGTATCCAGAAACTGGAACAGGCCATTGGCGCGCCGCTGCTGGAAAGAACCACCCGCCATGTCGCGCCGACGGCCATGGGTCAGGAAGTCATACCGCTTGTCCGGCGTATGCTGGAGGAGTTCGACGGATCGCTTTTCGCGATGAAGGACGGCGCCCAGCGACGCGGCCTCATTACGATGGCATGTGTTCCGACAGCGGCGTTCTATTTTCTTCCCGCCGTCATCAAGACCTTCAGCCGGCAATATCCGCATATAAGGCTGCGTATCCGGGACCTGACCGCCAATGAGGGGCTGCAGGCAGTCGCCAGAGGCGAGGTTGAGTTCGGCATCAATCTGATGGGCAATTCCGATCCCGATCTGTCGTTCGAACCGCTCATCGACGACCCCTTTGTGCTGGCGATGCGGAAAGATCACCCGCTGGCGGCTTTCGAAACAATCGAGTGGAACCAGCTTGAATCCTATCCGCTTGTTGTCGTGGATCGTTCCAGCGGCAACAGGACGCTGCTCGACGGGGCGCTTGCGAGACACAACCTCAAGCTGAACTGGTTTTACGAGGTGACCCACCTCAACACCTCGCTCGGTCTCGTGGAGGCGGGTCTGGGGATTTCGGTGCTGCCGCGACTGGCGACACCGCAGGACGATCATCCGTTTCTCGTCACCCGGCCGATCGTCAATCCCGTCGTCTCCCGTACGATCGGCATCGTGCAAAGGCGAAGCAGCACGCTGTCGCCGGCCGCGGAAAAATTTGTCGGAATGCTGCTTGAGACCTGGAAAACGCAATAA
- a CDS encoding 4-oxalomesaconate tautomerase — MNDLLKIPCVLMRGGTSRGPFFLASDLPRDPVERDAALLSIMGSGHPLQIDGIGGGNPVTSKVAIIGPATVEGADIDYLFAQVRTDRQYVDYSPNCGNMLAAVGPFAIEAGLVAAHRNDTVVRIHNVNTGKLIEAKVPTRGSEVIYLGDASIDGVPGLAAPIALTFVDAAGAKTGRLLPTGVPLDTIDGVDVTAIDCAIPMVLMRAADLGVSGYEDPQTLSGNRDLMERMGSIRIQAGRRMGMGEVKDMVIPKPVLVAPARNGGTLSVRYFMPSECHPALATTGAVGIARAAVTEGSIAYELAGRPSVPTQIRLEHPAGRLDVQLEIRNGAITAGLVRTARRLFEGFAFAKPIAAINDAA; from the coding sequence ATGAATGATCTGCTCAAGATACCCTGTGTGCTGATGCGCGGCGGAACCTCACGTGGACCGTTCTTTCTCGCATCCGACCTTCCGCGTGATCCGGTAGAGAGGGATGCCGCCCTCCTGTCCATCATGGGCTCGGGCCATCCGTTGCAGATCGACGGCATCGGCGGGGGTAATCCGGTGACGTCGAAAGTCGCCATCATCGGCCCTGCAACCGTCGAAGGGGCGGATATCGATTACCTGTTCGCGCAGGTCCGGACCGACAGGCAATATGTGGACTATTCGCCCAACTGCGGCAACATGCTGGCCGCCGTCGGGCCTTTTGCGATCGAAGCAGGGCTTGTTGCCGCTCATCGGAACGATACAGTGGTGCGCATCCACAATGTGAATACCGGAAAGCTGATCGAGGCAAAGGTGCCGACGCGCGGCAGCGAGGTGATTTATCTTGGCGATGCCTCCATTGACGGGGTTCCGGGTCTGGCCGCGCCGATTGCCCTGACCTTCGTGGATGCCGCCGGGGCGAAGACCGGCAGACTGTTGCCCACCGGTGTCCCCCTCGACACGATCGACGGTGTGGATGTGACGGCCATCGACTGTGCGATCCCGATGGTTCTCATGCGTGCAGCCGATCTCGGTGTCAGCGGATATGAGGACCCGCAAACCCTGAGCGGCAACAGGGACCTTATGGAGCGGATGGGCAGCATACGTATTCAGGCCGGTCGGCGGATGGGCATGGGGGAGGTGAAGGACATGGTAATACCGAAGCCCGTGCTGGTCGCTCCCGCGCGCAATGGCGGCACCCTTTCGGTGCGTTATTTCATGCCCAGCGAATGTCATCCCGCACTGGCGACGACGGGTGCTGTCGGGATTGCCAGGGCAGCCGTGACGGAGGGCTCCATTGCATATGAACTCGCCGGACGCCCATCCGTGCCGACCCAGATACGCCTCGAACATCCAGCCGGTCGCCTCGACGTGCAGCTGGAGATACGAAACGGGGCGATAACAGCGGGCCTCGTGAGGACGGCGCGCAGGCTTTTCGAGGGTTTTGCCTTCGCCAAGCCAATCGCTGCAATCAACGACGCGGCTTAG
- a CDS encoding ABC transporter substrate-binding protein, protein MRKYLLATAALCALAASANAESVRMSVGSYNLNNLPFPVAASLGFYKDEGLDVTTENFAQGGSKVLQALVAGSTDVAVGFYDHTIQMQSQNKHVIGFVQLARNSGLVLAGKNDTDFDPAKPETIKGKKVGITSPGSSSDFFIRYYMKQHNLSDNDISIIGVGSGAAAVAALQQEKIDLLVNYDPAATIVVERGLGKILIDARSDQGARDVYGGIYPTSVLYATQEYIDAHPEVIQKVTNATVRALHWMKQHSAEEIVDRLPDDFVSGDKKTYIKAVEAAKAIFSEDGRFEPADLETPLAVLKSFNDAVAKATIDLNTTYTNKFVEAAASKAAN, encoded by the coding sequence ATGCGTAAATACCTGTTAGCAACCGCAGCGCTCTGTGCGCTGGCGGCATCTGCAAATGCCGAATCCGTCAGAATGAGCGTTGGCTCGTACAATCTCAACAACCTGCCTTTTCCTGTCGCCGCCAGCCTCGGCTTCTACAAGGATGAAGGCCTTGACGTGACGACAGAGAATTTTGCCCAGGGTGGCTCGAAGGTCCTGCAGGCGCTGGTCGCCGGCTCGACGGATGTCGCCGTCGGCTTTTACGACCATACCATCCAGATGCAGTCCCAGAACAAGCACGTCATCGGCTTTGTCCAGCTTGCCCGCAATTCGGGTCTGGTGCTTGCGGGAAAGAACGACACCGACTTCGATCCGGCAAAGCCGGAAACCATCAAGGGCAAGAAGGTCGGTATCACCTCTCCCGGCTCGTCCTCGGATTTCTTCATCCGTTATTACATGAAGCAGCACAATCTCAGCGACAATGACATCTCTATCATCGGTGTGGGCTCCGGCGCTGCGGCGGTGGCCGCGCTGCAGCAGGAAAAAATCGACCTGCTCGTCAATTACGATCCGGCCGCAACGATTGTGGTCGAGCGCGGGCTCGGCAAGATCCTCATCGATGCGCGAAGCGACCAGGGCGCCAGGGATGTTTATGGCGGCATCTACCCAACTTCAGTGCTGTATGCGACGCAGGAATATATCGATGCCCATCCGGAGGTGATCCAGAAAGTCACCAATGCCACCGTGCGGGCATTGCACTGGATGAAGCAGCATTCGGCCGAGGAAATCGTCGACAGGCTGCCGGATGATTTCGTCTCCGGCGACAAGAAGACCTACATCAAGGCTGTCGAAGCGGCCAAGGCGATCTTCTCCGAAGACGGCAGGTTCGAGCCGGCCGATCTGGAAACGCCTCTGGCGGTTCTCAAAAGCTTCAACGACGCGG